Proteins found in one Pontibacter sp. SGAir0037 genomic segment:
- a CDS encoding RpiB/LacA/LacB family sugar-phosphate isomerase translates to MKIGIAADHAGFEQKQNLVKQLREAGYSVTDYGAFEYNAQDDYPDIILPLAKAVASGEVAKGIAVCGSGVGVSIAANKIAGVRAALITETYSAHQGVEHDDMNLLCLGGRVIGPVLQWELVEAFLKARYHGEERFQRRLDKVKALEQRKA, encoded by the coding sequence ATGAAAATAGGGATAGCAGCAGATCATGCAGGTTTCGAACAGAAGCAAAACCTGGTGAAGCAACTTCGTGAGGCTGGATATAGTGTAACAGACTATGGTGCTTTTGAATACAATGCGCAGGATGATTACCCGGATATTATTCTGCCCCTGGCAAAAGCAGTGGCATCGGGTGAAGTAGCAAAGGGCATTGCCGTATGTGGCAGTGGCGTAGGTGTATCCATTGCTGCCAATAAAATAGCGGGAGTGCGTGCGGCACTTATTACAGAAACTTACTCTGCGCACCAGGGAGTAGAGCACGACGACATGAACCTGCTATGTCTAGGAGGCAGGGTGATCGGGCCTGTGCTTCAGTGGGAGCTGGTAGAGGCATTTCTAAAGGCACGGTATCATGGAGAAGAAAGGTTCCAGCGCCGGCTCGATAAAGTGAAGGCTTTAGAGCAGCGGAAAGCATAG
- a CDS encoding GNAT family N-acetyltransferase: MEFFNQIGKVALGSRLRMLTEKITEDAAQIYKLYDIAMQPKWFPVFYVLSQGEQKTITAIAKEIGHSHPSVSKIIAEMSKKGLVLEEKDSRDGRRNLVRLSEKGHEITAKIQDQYADVSRAIEDISAQATHDLWQAIEEWEFLLEQQSLLQRVKQQQKHRESQQVSIVEYNSAYAAAFKALNEAWISRYFKMEEADYKALDNPEGYILKNGGCILVALYKEEPVGVCALLSMDDAEYDFELAKMAVDPKAQGKNIGWLLGLAAKQKALERGAKTLYLESNTVLKPAINLYHKLGFKKVVGRATPYERCNIQMALHLV, from the coding sequence ATGGAGTTTTTTAACCAGATAGGCAAAGTAGCTTTGGGCAGCAGGCTGCGGATGTTAACAGAAAAAATAACCGAAGACGCAGCCCAGATATATAAACTTTACGACATCGCCATGCAACCCAAATGGTTTCCTGTGTTTTATGTGTTGTCGCAGGGAGAGCAGAAAACGATTACAGCCATAGCCAAAGAAATAGGGCATTCACATCCGTCTGTTAGTAAGATTATTGCTGAAATGTCGAAGAAAGGGCTTGTACTGGAGGAGAAGGATTCCCGTGACGGCAGAAGGAACCTGGTGAGGCTTTCTGAGAAAGGGCACGAGATCACAGCCAAAATTCAGGATCAGTATGCCGATGTAAGCAGGGCAATCGAAGACATTTCTGCACAGGCGACACATGACCTGTGGCAGGCAATAGAAGAGTGGGAGTTTCTCCTGGAGCAGCAATCGCTCTTACAGCGTGTAAAGCAACAGCAAAAGCACCGTGAGAGCCAGCAGGTAAGCATTGTGGAGTATAATTCTGCTTATGCAGCGGCATTTAAAGCACTCAACGAAGCATGGATTTCCAGGTACTTTAAAATGGAAGAGGCCGACTACAAAGCCCTGGATAATCCGGAAGGTTATATTCTGAAAAATGGAGGTTGCATTCTCGTAGCTTTGTACAAAGAGGAGCCGGTAGGTGTATGCGCTTTATTAAGCATGGATGATGCTGAATATGATTTCGAGCTGGCTAAAATGGCAGTAGATCCCAAGGCACAAGGTAAGAACATCGGCTGGCTTTTGGGACTGGCCGCGAAGCAAAAAGCCCTGGAAAGAGGGGCTAAAACCCTATACCTAGAGAGTAATACTGTTTTAAAGCCAGCAATTAACCTGTACCACAAGCTTGGTTTTAAAAAAGTTGTCGGCCGTGCAACACCCTACGAGCGTTGTAATATTCAGATGGCGCTACACCTGGTATAA